The following proteins come from a genomic window of Paenibacillus spongiae:
- a CDS encoding sensor histidine kinase — MRFRRFHSIVVQLFLLCFIGMTLPVLVMGLLSYNKSSTIVEEQVSKVASLTITQVSDKLNLYFKKLDDSSMMVLNSKVVREILEEGDKNEYNKELKVQEGQDFLTSIMINSPEILDIYILDVNRKYSLLSSDSLMSVPDQWDSDWYKKITDANGNTVWFGMSSSSYVKKTDTGFPIFGLGRAIRSFDTGETIGVMFFEIVGDALIQELNRVQFGDTGYMYVVNDDNRYFYHPSPLQYGVRSEVPLPAQTSEIQIGSKSTLMIPERLDNGWHVVGVVPLAELTADSASIRKFTMWIALCCIILAIGMGYYVTRKIGNPLVQLSRLMRRSEAGDLNVRSRNVGRNEIGQLGRSFNKMIEQIDLLIHRIAEEEKEKKKAEIRALRYQINPHFLYNTLNSIRWMAKLNRTHDVDNAVTTLVHLLEGSLERNGVFIQLGDELELLRKYMIIQEYRYDNQIRLNIDCPDELLRVPIPRMLLQPIVENAIFHGIAPKDDDGVIDIEVVQQGSDIKMTITDDGVGIELDRIEGLLAYDRDCNNRGMTNIGLNHVHQTIQLYYGTNYGVSVESEPGKGTQIRIIISKAKGDQHVQSAAG, encoded by the coding sequence ATGCGCTTTCGCCGATTTCATTCCATCGTTGTGCAGCTCTTCTTGCTCTGTTTTATCGGGATGACGCTGCCCGTGCTCGTGATGGGCTTGCTGTCCTACAACAAGTCGTCAACCATCGTCGAGGAGCAGGTCAGTAAAGTGGCTTCACTCACTATCACGCAAGTGAGCGACAAGCTGAACCTTTATTTCAAGAAGCTGGACGATTCTTCCATGATGGTGCTGAACAGCAAGGTCGTTCGCGAAATATTGGAAGAAGGGGATAAGAACGAATATAATAAGGAGCTCAAGGTGCAGGAAGGTCAGGATTTTCTGACCTCCATCATGATCAACTCGCCGGAAATTCTCGATATCTATATCCTTGACGTCAACCGTAAATATTCGCTCCTAAGCTCCGATTCGCTGATGTCGGTTCCCGATCAGTGGGATTCCGATTGGTACAAAAAAATAACGGACGCTAACGGCAACACGGTCTGGTTCGGGATGTCCAGCAGCTCTTACGTGAAGAAAACGGATACGGGGTTTCCTATTTTTGGTCTGGGCCGCGCGATCCGAAGCTTCGATACCGGCGAAACCATCGGCGTCATGTTTTTCGAAATCGTGGGAGACGCGCTGATTCAGGAGCTTAACCGCGTCCAGTTCGGCGATACCGGCTACATGTATGTCGTCAATGACGATAACCGTTATTTCTATCACCCGAGCCCGCTTCAATACGGGGTACGTTCCGAGGTACCTCTGCCTGCACAGACTTCGGAGATCCAGATTGGATCCAAGAGTACGCTCATGATTCCCGAGCGGCTGGACAATGGATGGCATGTCGTCGGCGTGGTGCCGCTGGCTGAGCTGACCGCTGATTCAGCCAGCATCCGTAAATTCACGATGTGGATCGCGCTATGCTGCATCATTCTGGCCATCGGGATGGGCTATTACGTGACGCGCAAGATCGGCAATCCGCTCGTTCAATTGAGTCGGCTCATGCGCAGGAGCGAAGCCGGCGATTTGAATGTCCGCAGCCGGAATGTCGGCCGCAACGAGATCGGCCAGCTTGGGCGAAGCTTCAATAAAATGATCGAACAGATCGATTTGTTGATTCATCGGATCGCGGAGGAGGAGAAGGAGAAGAAGAAGGCCGAGATTCGGGCTCTCCGCTATCAAATCAATCCGCATTTTCTATACAATACATTGAATTCGATCCGTTGGATGGCTAAATTGAACCGGACCCATGACGTGGACAACGCCGTCACCACGCTCGTTCATCTGTTGGAGGGAAGCCTGGAACGCAATGGCGTTTTTATCCAGCTTGGCGATGAGCTGGAGCTGCTTAGGAAATATATGATTATTCAGGAATACCGGTACGACAACCAGATCCGCTTGAACATCGACTGTCCGGATGAGCTGCTCCGCGTGCCGATCCCAAGGATGCTGCTGCAGCCGATCGTCGAGAATGCTATTTTTCACGGCATTGCGCCGAAAGACGATGATGGCGTCATCGACATTGAAGTCGTGCAGCAAGGATCGGATATTAAGATGACCATTACGGACGATGGGGTCGGAATCGAATTAGACCGAATCGAAGGACTGCTAGCTTACGATCGGGACTGCAATAACCGGGGAATGACCAATATCGGTCTTAATCACGTTCACCAGACCATTCAGTTATACTACGGAACGAATTACGGCGTCAGCGTCGAAAGTGAGCCAGGTAAAGGAACGCAAATTCGCATCATCATCTCGAAGGCGAAGGGTGATCAACATGTGCAAAGTGCTGCTGGTTGA
- a CDS encoding response regulator, whose amino-acid sequence MCKVLLVDDEKMARMGMRAVLDWENNGFELVGEASNGEKAMNWIREKRVDILITDIAMPVMDGLELTRKAKELCPFIKVLLLSCHNDFDYVREGIRLGASDYILKPTLNADSLLTALHQMRRKQEEERENRQIVELFKDHLHVSKRKELEKMFCKALRGDRDAIGRLQHAYPDEKYRFVAIGVDVFAESDTDKAELLIEQTEIIQTQLYERCRSYVAVLHRPDLVMAVLPALTPLECNPAELNEWLSGLRTGSNPEHIHISIGISGYCEGFTDIQESCLEAKRALDHVFFSGPDNKLSVIDTAADERLSAQDYNYASVLNELKESLTMGYHAKADEQLGIIVRHWNPGNRTKAEVLQEAEELMTLFLLCKDVSTVNVRRIRRTDKFRYAEDVIRHVLDCFEELRDGDGLLKPDTTLHQRIVKEAIRFLGDHYTEAISLQQVADEVNVSRNYFSEMFKRVTGQNFIDYVIALRVKHAKELLQVSKLRVYEVAEQSGFNDVKHFSKQFKKIAGLSPAEYQGMWRK is encoded by the coding sequence ATGTGCAAAGTGCTGCTGGTTGACGACGAGAAAATGGCGAGAATGGGGATGCGTGCCGTACTGGACTGGGAGAATAACGGGTTCGAGCTGGTCGGCGAAGCTTCCAACGGGGAGAAGGCGATGAACTGGATCCGCGAGAAGCGGGTAGATATTCTAATCACCGACATCGCCATGCCGGTTATGGATGGTCTTGAGCTTACCCGTAAAGCCAAAGAGCTGTGCCCTTTCATCAAAGTGCTGCTGCTCAGCTGTCATAACGACTTCGATTATGTGCGGGAGGGCATCCGCCTCGGCGCATCGGATTATATTCTGAAACCAACGCTTAATGCCGATTCGCTCTTGACCGCGCTGCATCAGATGCGCCGCAAGCAGGAAGAAGAACGGGAAAACCGGCAAATCGTCGAGCTGTTCAAGGATCATCTGCATGTAAGCAAACGGAAGGAACTGGAGAAGATGTTCTGCAAAGCGCTGCGTGGAGACCGGGATGCAATCGGGCGGCTGCAGCACGCTTATCCGGATGAAAAATACCGATTCGTCGCCATCGGCGTGGATGTATTCGCGGAATCCGATACCGACAAAGCCGAGCTGCTGATCGAGCAGACCGAAATCATCCAGACACAGCTATACGAGAGGTGCCGTTCGTACGTTGCGGTGCTGCATCGTCCGGATCTGGTCATGGCCGTACTCCCCGCGCTAACACCGCTGGAGTGCAATCCAGCCGAGCTGAACGAATGGCTCAGCGGTCTCCGAACGGGTTCCAATCCGGAGCATATTCATATCTCCATCGGAATCAGCGGCTATTGTGAAGGGTTCACAGATATCCAGGAATCCTGCCTGGAAGCAAAGCGTGCACTGGACCATGTATTCTTCAGCGGTCCGGACAATAAGTTATCTGTAATTGATACTGCCGCAGATGAACGATTATCCGCGCAGGATTACAACTATGCCTCGGTATTGAATGAACTGAAGGAATCGTTGACAATGGGCTATCATGCCAAAGCGGATGAACAGCTTGGGATCATTGTGCGCCATTGGAATCCCGGAAACCGTACGAAAGCGGAAGTTCTGCAGGAGGCGGAGGAGTTAATGACGCTATTCCTGCTCTGTAAGGACGTCAGTACGGTGAATGTTCGACGGATCCGCCGGACAGACAAGTTTCGTTATGCCGAGGATGTCATCCGCCATGTGTTAGACTGCTTCGAGGAGCTTCGGGATGGAGACGGGCTGCTGAAGCCGGATACGACGCTGCATCAACGAATCGTTAAGGAAGCGATCCGCTTTTTGGGGGATCACTATACAGAGGCGATCAGTCTGCAGCAGGTGGCCGATGAAGTGAATGTCAGCCGGAATTATTTCAGCGAAATGTTCAAACGCGTCACGGGTCAGAACTTTATCGACTATGTCATCGCTCTGCGCGTGAAACATGCCAAGGAGCTTCTTCAAGTTTCAAAGCTCAGGGTATACGAGGTGGCGGAGCAGTCCGGCTTCAATGACGTCAAGCATTTCAGCAAGCAATTCAAGAAAATCGCCGGTCTCTCGCCGGCTGAATATCAAGGCATGTGGCGAAAATAA
- a CDS encoding ABC transporter substrate-binding protein — MKKLKWSLFVLVLVSAVFLQACGSNGGGNGGGNNEASSGGESGSKGEKVKIKWATWGNPGELTRFQEFTKDFNAKHPDIEAELIPIPGEYEQKILTQLSGGTAPDVFYAGDATIVKLIENGSIEELTPLMDGGGSAIKKDDFFEGLWGAAQRDGKIFGVMVDCNPMVLWYNKKVLKDAGITEMPAELQMKGEWTWEAFQMITDKIKASGKYGYVLDNGWASTHSWVSSNGGKVYDENGKYVAYTDQKAMETFRFLYDNVQKKNFTFSGTLPKGQGGDAMFMSNQVGFVGAGRWYLPLFKKNESLEFDVVSWPTNTGKKIEPAGIPTAYMVLNKASKQKQAAYTFLSEFVSKEGQTYRLQGGGNAVPSIAGVDEVVKEGNLPEHAQLFLDAREVGFALTAFEAGVPGLSKEIDSNFEKLWLKNEDLDKTIKDIQEIANKKIDEYKSK; from the coding sequence ATGAAGAAGCTCAAATGGTCCTTGTTTGTCCTGGTATTGGTTTCCGCAGTATTTCTTCAAGCTTGCGGGTCGAACGGCGGCGGGAACGGGGGAGGAAACAACGAAGCATCATCCGGGGGAGAAAGCGGTTCAAAAGGGGAGAAAGTCAAGATCAAATGGGCGACTTGGGGCAACCCGGGCGAATTGACACGGTTTCAAGAATTCACGAAGGACTTCAACGCCAAGCATCCTGATATCGAAGCGGAGCTTATTCCGATTCCGGGCGAGTACGAGCAAAAAATATTGACGCAATTGAGCGGCGGAACGGCGCCCGATGTTTTCTATGCCGGCGATGCCACCATCGTCAAGCTGATCGAGAACGGCAGCATCGAGGAGCTTACCCCGCTGATGGATGGCGGCGGAAGCGCTATCAAGAAAGACGATTTCTTCGAAGGCTTGTGGGGGGCAGCGCAGCGCGATGGCAAAATTTTTGGCGTGATGGTCGACTGCAATCCGATGGTGCTCTGGTATAACAAGAAAGTATTGAAGGATGCGGGCATTACCGAGATGCCGGCGGAATTGCAAATGAAAGGCGAATGGACGTGGGAAGCGTTCCAGATGATCACGGATAAAATCAAAGCAAGCGGCAAATACGGTTATGTACTGGATAACGGCTGGGCCAGCACACACAGCTGGGTATCCTCGAACGGCGGCAAGGTGTATGACGAGAACGGCAAATATGTAGCGTACACCGATCAGAAAGCGATGGAGACGTTCCGTTTCTTATACGACAATGTCCAGAAGAAGAACTTCACGTTCTCCGGCACGCTCCCGAAAGGACAAGGCGGCGATGCCATGTTCATGTCTAACCAAGTCGGCTTTGTAGGAGCCGGACGCTGGTACCTGCCTTTATTCAAGAAGAATGAATCGCTCGAATTCGATGTCGTTTCTTGGCCGACCAATACGGGCAAAAAGATTGAACCGGCCGGCATCCCGACGGCATACATGGTGCTCAACAAAGCATCGAAACAGAAGCAAGCAGCCTATACCTTCCTCTCCGAATTCGTAAGCAAGGAAGGACAGACGTACCGTCTGCAAGGGGGCGGCAACGCCGTTCCGTCGATCGCAGGCGTGGACGAAGTCGTTAAGGAAGGCAACCTGCCGGAGCACGCGCAGCTATTCCTCGATGCACGCGAAGTCGGGTTTGCGTTAACGGCGTTCGAAGCCGGCGTTCCCGGATTGAGCAAAGAAATCGATTCCAATTTCGAGAAGCTCTGGCTGAAGAACGAAGATTTGGATAAGACGATCAAGGATATTCAAGAGATAGCGAATAAGAAGATCGATGAATACAAGAGCAAATAA
- a CDS encoding carbohydrate ABC transporter permease yields the protein MNGKLSDRAGTAPALNQGEPKRTFLSTKKTDALWGAFFIAPQMVGLIVFSLIPLIMAFAISMMNWDGFGAKTFAGFDNFVSQFNDEDFRTAIVNTLYYTVLTVPTGIILAMLVAIGLNKVRGKIIYRLIYFMPTITMSVAVSVVFMWLFNADFGLINLYLKEWFGIQGPKWLTDTRIVMPSIALLSIWMGLGTNMVLFLAGLQGISSSYYEAAQIDGATRWQQMKNITIPLLSPTTFFVTIMSIIGSFQVFDQSFVMTSGGPAKASYTIVYHIYETAFVEFTFGKSTASAVILFIMILSVTLFQMKMSKRWVHYEDQ from the coding sequence ATGAATGGGAAACTATCCGATCGCGCGGGAACCGCTCCCGCTCTAAATCAGGGAGAACCGAAAAGAACCTTCTTGAGCACGAAGAAGACAGATGCCCTCTGGGGAGCATTTTTCATCGCGCCCCAGATGGTAGGGCTGATCGTCTTTTCATTAATACCGTTAATCATGGCGTTCGCGATCAGCATGATGAATTGGGACGGCTTCGGCGCGAAGACGTTTGCCGGGTTCGACAATTTCGTCTCGCAATTCAATGACGAGGATTTCCGCACTGCGATCGTCAACACGCTGTACTATACCGTACTCACGGTTCCGACCGGGATTATTCTCGCTATGCTGGTGGCGATTGGCTTAAATAAAGTAAGAGGCAAAATCATCTATCGTTTGATCTATTTCATGCCCACCATTACGATGTCGGTTGCGGTGTCGGTCGTGTTCATGTGGCTGTTCAACGCCGATTTCGGCCTGATTAACCTCTATTTGAAGGAATGGTTCGGGATTCAAGGCCCGAAGTGGCTGACCGATACGCGCATCGTCATGCCTTCCATCGCCCTGCTGAGCATATGGATGGGGCTAGGCACCAACATGGTACTGTTTCTGGCCGGGCTGCAGGGCATATCCTCCTCCTATTATGAAGCGGCGCAAATCGACGGGGCGACCAGATGGCAGCAAATGAAGAATATCACCATTCCGCTTCTGTCGCCGACTACGTTCTTCGTCACGATTATGTCCATTATCGGCTCGTTTCAAGTATTCGACCAGTCCTTCGTCATGACATCGGGGGGCCCGGCCAAGGCGAGCTATACCATCGTCTACCATATTTATGAGACGGCATTCGTCGAATTCACCTTCGGCAAGAGCACGGCATCCGCCGTCATCTTATTTATTATGATATTGTCCGTTACGTTGTTCCAGATGAAGATGTCCAAGCGCTGGGTGCATTACGAAGATCAATGA
- a CDS encoding carbohydrate ABC transporter permease, whose protein sequence is MRTTRINPAAIALHIVLIIGACIMAVPFVWMALSAMKDLSQVFVVPPKWIPDPFVWSNFKDSLTALPFGQAYINSFYINIIVVVSQLITCSMAAYAFAKIRFPFREPIFIMFLATMMVPGQVTIIPLYLMMKNIGWLDSHLAIIVPASLLNAFGVFLLRQFFRGIPKEMEEAAIVDGAGRFTIYTRVMLPLIKPALSALGIFTFLGMWNSFFYPLIFLNTPEKFTVPMMLNLYRGMYATDWTLMMAGASIALIPVLIVYIIGQRYIIEGVTLSGIKG, encoded by the coding sequence ATGCGGACAACAAGAATAAATCCGGCCGCAATTGCGCTGCATATCGTACTGATCATCGGGGCATGCATCATGGCGGTGCCGTTCGTCTGGATGGCTCTAAGCGCGATGAAAGATTTATCGCAAGTGTTCGTCGTGCCGCCGAAATGGATTCCCGATCCGTTCGTATGGTCTAACTTTAAAGACTCGCTGACGGCACTTCCGTTCGGCCAAGCCTATATCAACAGCTTCTATATTAATATTATCGTTGTAGTCTCGCAGCTCATTACCTGCTCGATGGCGGCGTATGCGTTCGCCAAGATCCGCTTTCCGTTCCGTGAGCCGATCTTTATCATGTTTCTGGCCACGATGATGGTTCCCGGTCAAGTGACCATTATTCCGCTCTACCTGATGATGAAGAACATCGGCTGGCTCGATTCGCATCTGGCGATCATAGTGCCGGCGTCGCTATTGAATGCGTTCGGCGTGTTTCTGCTCCGGCAGTTTTTCAGAGGCATACCGAAGGAGATGGAGGAGGCGGCAATCGTTGACGGCGCCGGGCGCTTTACGATCTATACGCGCGTCATGCTGCCGCTTATCAAACCGGCGCTGTCCGCACTCGGAATTTTCACCTTTCTCGGCATGTGGAACAGCTTCTTCTATCCGCTTATCTTCCTCAATACCCCTGAGAAGTTTACCGTTCCGATGATGCTGAACCTCTATCGCGGGATGTATGCGACGGATTGGACGCTGATGATGGCGGGAGCTTCGATCGCGCTCATCCCCGTGCTCATTGTCTATATTATCGGGCAGCGTTATATTATTGAAGGCGTTACGCTCTCGGGAATCAAAGGGTGA
- a CDS encoding phytanoyl-CoA dioxygenase family protein, with protein MNDIEQYEFDRSGYLVIKNLITPEQAADMLKAVDKLEAHAAKHVHLPPRKLSCWGSEHHYNEEMNYHAYGEQASGKTLVIEDFFNTDPVFDCLVDHEKTMAYIRRIVQGPIRINNSEIRIRYTGNASGTHMGGPIDHKYRYNYNENGIDCMMVRMVYFLQPVTNEQGAFCVVPGTHKTNRRSPYDSNPDNEPGMIGLEVEAGDAILFTEHLRHGGLTNRSERTRKTLHVGYGPAWMMSQNIATMDEPQFITDAALSRYTDAQRKLFRIM; from the coding sequence ATGAATGATATTGAACAGTACGAGTTCGACCGGTCCGGCTATCTGGTGATCAAGAACTTGATTACCCCGGAGCAAGCCGCGGATATGTTGAAGGCCGTCGACAAATTGGAAGCGCATGCAGCCAAGCATGTACACCTCCCGCCGCGCAAGCTAAGCTGCTGGGGCTCCGAGCATCATTACAATGAGGAAATGAATTATCACGCCTATGGCGAACAAGCTTCAGGCAAAACATTGGTCATCGAAGACTTTTTCAACACGGATCCGGTGTTTGATTGCCTAGTCGATCATGAGAAAACGATGGCCTACATCCGAAGAATCGTACAAGGTCCAATCCGCATTAACAATTCGGAAATTCGGATCCGCTATACAGGGAATGCGTCCGGCACGCACATGGGAGGCCCTATCGATCACAAATACCGTTACAATTATAATGAAAACGGAATCGACTGCATGATGGTCCGCATGGTTTATTTTCTGCAGCCGGTTACGAATGAGCAGGGCGCCTTCTGCGTCGTTCCCGGCACACATAAGACGAATCGGCGTTCCCCGTATGACAGCAACCCCGATAACGAGCCCGGCATGATCGGCCTAGAGGTCGAAGCGGGCGATGCCATCTTATTTACGGAGCATCTTCGCCATGGCGGACTGACCAACCGCTCGGAACGAACACGCAAGACGCTTCATGTCGGTTACGGGCCTGCCTGGATGATGTCGCAAAATATCGCCACCATGGACGAGCCGCAATTCATAACCGATGCAGCGCTCTCACGGTACACCGATGCGCAGCGCAAGCTCTTCCGCATCATGTGA
- a CDS encoding helix-turn-helix transcriptional regulator, producing MNHIHPLSMVSPYIRIAHDFHTADNMRIGPTRIVDHALHYFKEGEGEYMVGTRRMIIRPGSLFLIRPAVTFSFSANPGTRFHMYNLHFDLIEQNDSASVPSPYPKQGEPQRSPLPYSLPDDLQMPAAGLPSSIPLIETATYEQLFLRILQRFGQTNTIALLQSKSAMLELLALLWRQTENQNASDSSEGAYERDLAQAVSYIHSRLHESITLDDVARAAQMSKSHLLKCFRHVYRLSPIKYVMKQRIERAKIELLYTNKPIKTIADETGFASIHSFYHSFQREVGTSPGAYRSLVHSSATAEVE from the coding sequence ATGAACCACATTCACCCCTTATCGATGGTATCTCCATACATCCGGATCGCCCACGACTTTCATACCGCGGACAATATGCGGATTGGCCCGACCCGCATCGTTGATCATGCGCTTCACTATTTTAAAGAAGGCGAAGGCGAATATATGGTTGGAACCAGGCGAATGATCATCCGGCCGGGCTCGCTCTTCCTGATCCGCCCCGCGGTTACCTTCTCCTTCTCAGCGAACCCGGGAACACGGTTTCATATGTACAACCTTCATTTCGATCTCATCGAGCAGAACGACAGCGCCTCGGTCCCTTCTCCCTACCCGAAGCAGGGGGAGCCGCAGCGGTCGCCGCTTCCCTACAGCCTGCCGGATGATCTGCAGATGCCTGCCGCGGGTTTGCCTTCTTCTATCCCGCTAATCGAAACGGCCACCTACGAGCAGCTGTTCCTGCGCATCCTTCAGCGATTCGGACAAACGAACACAATCGCGCTGCTCCAATCGAAATCCGCCATGCTGGAATTATTAGCGCTGCTGTGGAGACAAACCGAGAATCAGAACGCCTCGGATTCTTCCGAAGGCGCATATGAAAGAGATCTCGCGCAGGCGGTCTCCTACATTCATTCCCGGCTGCACGAGTCGATCACGTTGGACGATGTCGCAAGGGCCGCGCAGATGAGCAAGTCGCATTTGCTCAAATGCTTTCGTCATGTATATCGGCTGTCTCCGATCAAATATGTAATGAAGCAGCGAATCGAACGAGCCAAGATCGAGCTCTTGTATACGAACAAACCAATCAAGACGATTGCAGACGAGACCGGCTTCGCCAGCATCCACTCCTTCTACCATTCGTTTCAACGCGAGGTTGGCACATCGCCGGGAGCTTATCGCTCACTCGTCCATTCGTCTGCCACCGCAGAAGTAGAATAG
- a CDS encoding L,D-transpeptidase family protein, which yields MGKSWKRCIIATLAFMLSGIGVFASAANAASSKTVDSQLIVVNKKTNQLAFFEDGQLVKTFSVGTGKTPELTPEGKFKIVNKIKNRPYYKEGIPGGDPSNPLGDRWIGLDVNGTKGTTYAIHGNNNPKSIGKYVSAGCIRMHNDSVHWLFDQVKINSYAVVTSSKKSFEQIAEDNGYRVGAKPFNGSVYVNGALQQLKSTPILVDSRIFIPMRELFELLGATVVWDNKTMTVTAYAGDRIIVHKPKTSVAIVNGESISMTESRFDGNTVMLPLRDISALSQYGVEWNGATNSIYLTSAAPQDTLDAS from the coding sequence TTGGGGAAGTCATGGAAACGTTGCATCATTGCAACACTCGCTTTTATGTTGTCGGGGATCGGTGTATTTGCAAGCGCAGCGAACGCTGCCAGTTCGAAGACCGTGGATAGTCAGCTGATCGTGGTCAATAAGAAAACGAACCAGCTTGCTTTTTTCGAGGATGGTCAATTGGTCAAAACCTTCAGCGTGGGTACAGGGAAGACGCCGGAGCTTACGCCGGAAGGGAAGTTTAAGATCGTTAACAAAATCAAGAACCGCCCTTACTATAAGGAAGGGATTCCAGGTGGAGATCCGAGTAACCCGCTGGGTGACCGCTGGATCGGATTGGACGTAAACGGAACGAAAGGAACGACCTACGCCATTCATGGGAACAATAATCCGAAATCGATCGGAAAATATGTAAGCGCAGGCTGTATTCGCATGCACAACGATTCCGTCCATTGGTTATTTGACCAAGTGAAAATAAATTCGTATGCCGTTGTCACCTCATCCAAGAAGTCGTTTGAACAAATTGCGGAGGATAACGGCTACCGAGTCGGCGCAAAGCCGTTCAACGGATCCGTCTACGTGAACGGCGCCCTGCAGCAATTGAAGAGCACGCCAATCCTGGTGGACTCCCGTATATTCATACCAATGAGAGAGTTGTTCGAGCTGCTCGGGGCAACCGTGGTTTGGGATAACAAGACGATGACGGTTACGGCCTACGCCGGAGATCGGATTATTGTTCATAAGCCGAAGACAAGTGTCGCAATCGTCAATGGGGAGAGCATAAGCATGACCGAATCCCGTTTCGATGGCAATACCGTGATGCTGCCCCTTAGGGATATATCCGCCTTATCTCAGTATGGCGTAGAATGGAACGGGGCAACGAATTCGATTTATCTAACCTCGGCTGCGCCTCAAGATACATTGGATGCATCTTGA
- a CDS encoding MerR family transcriptional regulator — protein sequence MKIGELSRKTGVSIRSLRYYEKQGLITPERLTNGYRDFNPITVSTVHTIKLYLNLGLSTEQIAGFLHCVLQNEETFCSEIMPVYRLKLAEIERQIDELNQLKANLLDRIAYVQRDTKTDHD from the coding sequence ATGAAAATCGGCGAATTATCACGCAAGACGGGCGTTAGCATCCGTTCACTGCGTTATTACGAGAAGCAGGGATTAATTACGCCTGAGCGCCTTACGAACGGGTACCGGGATTTCAATCCGATTACCGTGAGTACGGTGCATACCATCAAATTGTATCTGAACCTCGGCCTATCGACCGAGCAGATCGCAGGTTTCCTGCACTGCGTGCTGCAGAATGAAGAGACCTTCTGCTCCGAGATCATGCCGGTCTATCGCCTGAAGCTGGCGGAGATCGAGCGGCAAATTGACGAGCTGAACCAGCTGAAAGCCAATCTGCTGGATCGCATAGCCTATGTGCAGAGGGACACGAAGACAGACCATGATTAG
- a CDS encoding thioredoxin family protein: MSLLRAESSDMLHELVREGVVLVDYDSMWCPPCKVLVPILEEIGRELTGKVRMVKVDCDELPESAAEAGVMGTPTVIVFKDGEPVDKLVGLRPKSQYIAVLERHIT, encoded by the coding sequence ATGTCGCTATTGAGAGCGGAAAGCAGCGATATGCTGCATGAACTGGTTCGGGAAGGTGTCGTGCTTGTCGATTATGATTCGATGTGGTGTCCGCCATGTAAAGTATTGGTGCCCATCTTGGAGGAGATCGGCCGGGAATTGACAGGCAAGGTAAGAATGGTGAAGGTGGACTGCGATGAATTGCCTGAATCCGCTGCTGAAGCGGGAGTGATGGGGACGCCGACAGTTATCGTGTTTAAGGACGGGGAGCCTGTCGACAAGCTCGTAGGTCTGCGGCCCAAATCGCAATATATCGCTGTTCTTGAGAGGCATATAACATAG